In one Oscillospiraceae bacterium genomic region, the following are encoded:
- a CDS encoding aldehyde dehydrogenase, with protein MRELRVFINGQWMDSAGGGWVDVENPADRSIVGRAADGDEQDVDRAVAAARRAFPLWRGFTPDQRAACLEGLADYLEARKQEIAYTITAELGAPRKIVMPWHVENPIAEARAVAQMAREYEYEQVCGGMILRREPMGVVAAITPWNFPLDQITAKVLTALAAGNTVVLKPSQLTPLVCRYLAEGTRAAGFPDGVFNIVPGRGGRVGEALAAHPDVAKVSFTGSTRAGKLVGCRALETVKNLTLELGGKSACVLLEHGDAALAVQAVLENIFSNSGQICCGWSRFLVPAARQAEVEGLLAAQAAKWKVGDPTDETVDVGPVSSRHAFDSICRYLRTGLQEGARLLVGEIPQDCEQGYYIKPAVFTDVTNDMTIAREEIFGPVLCVIPYADEAQALELANDSIYGLGGAVFGGREEALAFARNLDTGMVQINGAVGAFTPFGGWKQSGIGREHGLAGFEQDMELKAILLS; from the coding sequence ATGAGAGAGCTCAGGGTATTTATCAACGGACAGTGGATGGACAGCGCCGGCGGTGGATGGGTGGACGTGGAAAACCCGGCCGACCGGAGTATCGTCGGCCGGGCGGCCGACGGCGACGAGCAGGACGTCGACCGCGCCGTGGCGGCGGCCCGCAGGGCCTTCCCCCTGTGGCGGGGCTTCACGCCGGACCAGCGCGCCGCCTGCCTGGAGGGCCTGGCCGATTATCTGGAGGCCCGCAAGCAGGAGATCGCGTACACCATCACCGCGGAGCTGGGCGCGCCCAGGAAAATCGTGATGCCCTGGCACGTGGAGAACCCCATCGCCGAGGCCCGGGCGGTGGCGCAGATGGCCCGGGAATACGAGTATGAGCAGGTCTGCGGCGGCATGATCCTGCGCCGGGAGCCCATGGGCGTGGTGGCCGCCATCACCCCCTGGAACTTCCCGCTGGACCAGATTACCGCAAAAGTGCTCACCGCCCTGGCCGCGGGCAACACCGTGGTGCTCAAGCCCAGCCAGCTCACCCCGCTGGTGTGCCGCTACCTGGCGGAGGGCACCCGCGCGGCGGGCTTCCCGGACGGCGTGTTCAACATCGTCCCCGGACGCGGCGGGCGGGTGGGGGAGGCGCTGGCCGCCCACCCGGACGTGGCCAAGGTCTCCTTCACCGGCTCCACCCGGGCGGGCAAGCTCGTGGGCTGCCGGGCGCTGGAAACCGTCAAGAACCTGACCCTGGAGCTGGGCGGCAAATCCGCCTGCGTCCTGCTGGAGCACGGCGACGCGGCCCTGGCCGTCCAGGCCGTGCTGGAGAACATCTTCTCCAACTCCGGCCAGATCTGCTGCGGCTGGAGCCGGTTCCTGGTGCCGGCCGCCCGGCAGGCGGAGGTGGAAGGGCTGCTGGCGGCGCAGGCCGCCAAGTGGAAGGTGGGCGACCCCACGGACGAGACGGTGGACGTGGGGCCCGTGTCCAGCCGCCACGCCTTCGACTCCATCTGCCGCTATCTGCGCACCGGCCTGCAGGAGGGCGCCCGGCTGCTGGTGGGCGAGATCCCGCAGGACTGCGAGCAGGGCTACTACATCAAGCCCGCCGTCTTCACCGACGTGACCAACGACATGACCATCGCCCGGGAGGAGATCTTCGGCCCGGTGCTGTGCGTCATCCCCTACGCCGACGAGGCCCAGGCGCTGGAACTGGCCAACGACTCCATCTACGGGCTGGGCGGCGCGGTGTTCGGCGGGCGGGAGGAGGCCCTGGCCTTCGCCCGCAATCTGGACACCGGCATGGTCCAGATCAACGGCGCGGTGGGCGCCTTCACCCCCTTCGGCGGGTGGAAGCAGTCCGGCATCGGCCGGGAACACGGCCTGGCGGGCTTTGAGCAGGACATGGAGCTCAAGGCGATCCTGCTGTCATGA
- the php gene encoding phosphotriesterase has product MLIPSVTGPVDTADLGATLMHEHVVNLDFHMCNAFADWFDREAVLDQFAGEVARAKSHGVRTLLDCTPINLGRDIHLLRDAALRADVRLLAATGLYHQEDPWIAYEVEPDYLAEFYLRDIHEGIQGTGIRPAIIKCATDVVWGMSGINRLLLQAAAIACTQSGTPIYTHSASKNRSGLYQQDVLIGANGVLPHKIVIGHAFDWCDYGYIAELLKRGTYVGCDRVGLAGETPTEDLARCVAHFCKQGYAEQIMLSHDSSIASDYALSFTRTRRDRAVNPCTGSYYAVFEELIPRLLALGVTQAQIHTMTVENPRRYFEGAPL; this is encoded by the coding sequence ATGCTGATACCGAGCGTGACCGGCCCCGTGGACACCGCGGACCTGGGCGCTACCCTGATGCACGAGCACGTGGTAAATCTGGACTTCCACATGTGCAACGCCTTCGCCGACTGGTTCGACCGGGAGGCCGTGCTGGACCAGTTCGCCGGGGAGGTCGCGCGGGCCAAGTCCCACGGCGTGCGCACCCTGCTGGACTGCACGCCCATCAACCTGGGCCGGGACATCCACCTGCTGCGGGACGCCGCCCTGCGGGCCGATGTCCGGCTGCTGGCCGCCACCGGCCTGTACCACCAGGAGGACCCCTGGATCGCCTATGAGGTGGAGCCGGACTACCTGGCGGAATTCTACCTGCGGGATATTCACGAGGGCATCCAGGGCACCGGCATCCGGCCCGCCATCATCAAATGCGCCACCGACGTGGTGTGGGGCATGAGCGGCATCAACCGCCTCCTGCTCCAGGCGGCCGCCATCGCCTGTACGCAGAGCGGCACGCCCATTTACACCCACAGCGCCAGCAAAAACCGCAGCGGCCTGTACCAGCAGGACGTGCTTATCGGCGCCAACGGCGTCCTGCCCCACAAGATCGTCATCGGCCACGCCTTCGACTGGTGCGACTACGGCTATATCGCCGAGCTGCTGAAGCGGGGGACCTACGTGGGCTGCGACCGCGTGGGGCTGGCCGGGGAGACCCCCACCGAAGATCTGGCCCGGTGCGTGGCCCATTTCTGCAAGCAGGGGTACGCGGAGCAGATTATGCTGTCCCACGACAGCAGCATCGCCAGCGACTACGCCCTCTCGTTCACCCGCACCCGCCGCGACCGGGCGGTGAACCCCTGTACCGGCTCCTACTACGCGGTATTCGAGGAGCTGATCCCCCGGCTGCTGGCGCTGGGCGTCACCCAAGCGCAGATTCACACCATGACCGTGGAAAACCCGAGGCGCTACTTTGAGGGTGCGCCGCTGTAA
- a CDS encoding MFS transporter translates to MPSTHAGPRRFYVWFTIIIAMTALDAINLGPSPLLPTIMEALEINMAQAGMIMSLIPLCVVVFSPMCSWVIEKAGAKMALFWSMLLLSGGALLTFFAESFPLVMATRVLCGVGYAWCCSVPYVLISMWFPAREIPFVNSVNSSLAYLGTFIAFSASLPLFYWSGRWQCGIAVFGAVVLAAAVLWLFLGRNRETAEDGGAEQGGAPAERGSLLRALRKKEVLLLCFAFFGGMLQFQTVMTYLPTYLQTQYGLGAAAASLITSISSGAGIAGGLLCGFLMGALGRRKPFTWPLHLCILAGLFGCIFLKPGPMLFACVGLVGFAGAGWIPALVTIPMELKGMTPAVLGAGISIIMATGQLGGFLGPVLGGWLAERSGLRVTLIVFALAELLPILLTMALPETGPMGQPKQI, encoded by the coding sequence ATGCCGTCCACCCACGCGGGCCCGCGCCGTTTTTACGTCTGGTTCACCATCATCATCGCCATGACGGCCCTGGACGCCATCAACCTGGGCCCCTCGCCCCTGCTGCCCACCATTATGGAGGCGCTGGAGATCAACATGGCCCAGGCGGGCATGATCATGTCCCTGATCCCCCTGTGCGTGGTGGTGTTCTCCCCCATGTGCAGCTGGGTCATCGAAAAGGCGGGCGCCAAGATGGCGCTGTTCTGGTCCATGCTCCTGCTCAGCGGCGGCGCGCTGCTCACCTTCTTCGCCGAAAGCTTCCCCCTGGTGATGGCCACCAGGGTGCTGTGCGGCGTGGGCTACGCCTGGTGCTGCTCCGTGCCCTACGTGCTGATCTCCATGTGGTTCCCGGCCCGGGAGATCCCCTTCGTCAACAGCGTCAACTCCAGCCTGGCCTACCTGGGGACGTTCATCGCCTTCTCCGCCTCCCTGCCCCTGTTCTACTGGTCGGGGCGCTGGCAGTGCGGCATCGCCGTCTTCGGCGCCGTGGTCCTCGCCGCCGCGGTGCTCTGGCTCTTCCTGGGGCGCAACCGCGAGACGGCGGAGGACGGCGGGGCGGAGCAGGGCGGGGCGCCCGCCGAGCGCGGCAGCCTGCTCAGGGCCCTGCGGAAGAAGGAGGTCCTGCTGCTCTGCTTCGCCTTCTTCGGCGGAATGCTCCAGTTCCAGACCGTGATGACCTATCTGCCCACCTACCTCCAGACCCAGTACGGCCTGGGCGCCGCCGCCGCCAGCCTGATTACCAGCATCAGCAGCGGCGCGGGTATCGCCGGCGGGCTGCTCTGCGGCTTCCTCATGGGGGCGCTGGGGCGGCGCAAGCCCTTCACCTGGCCCCTGCATCTGTGCATCCTGGCGGGCCTGTTCGGGTGCATCTTCCTAAAGCCCGGCCCCATGCTCTTTGCCTGCGTAGGGCTGGTGGGCTTTGCCGGCGCGGGGTGGATCCCCGCCCTGGTCACCATCCCCATGGAGCTCAAGGGCATGACGCCCGCCGTGCTGGGCGCGGGTATCTCCATCATTATGGCCACCGGCCAGCTGGGCGGCTTTCTGGGCCCCGTGCTGGGCGGCTGGCTGGCCGAGCGCAGCGGCCTGCGGGTGACGTTAATCGTGTTCGCCCTGGCGGAGCTGCTGCCAATCCTGCTGACCATGGCGCTGCCCGAGACGGGGCCCATGGGCCAGCCGAAACAGATTTAG
- a CDS encoding MFS transporter encodes MSSGTKKKGIYFGWWIVATCFLLMMTVYSGAYNLAGLFVPYIAADLGVSTTAVTTSITILFFGVMAGSLAAGHLLEKFDMRKITSILLAVAALSFFGAARSSTLAAQYVWVVVRGLSLAGVLTIPISILITNWFGKRMKGKAMSMAMIGSGIGTMALNPITAYIVDAFGWRRGYDVYAAMCLVMILPVALTFVRRPGDKGLERIGDDPAQDMAQQRSEGLPFPRALRTFLFWGLLLVFILISTISQNWMISGYSYLPNVGFAAVLVGTMFTVNSLGITLGKVFFGFFNDKFGSKKSWILSLSIYAVAYLVVISLESNPSELVGFIGSAIMGFTTGSIVLLMPLSASELFGTRAFGRIYSYLDAGTTFGSSLLPLLNTLIFDVTGSFFWAWVSNIAMSLVTILLVAACYGAKKRTYAKIEAEALQGAAQARQL; translated from the coding sequence ATGTCCAGTGGGACCAAAAAGAAGGGGATCTATTTCGGGTGGTGGATCGTCGCCACATGCTTTCTGCTGATGATGACCGTCTACTCCGGCGCGTACAACCTGGCGGGGCTGTTTGTGCCCTACATCGCCGCGGATCTGGGGGTGTCCACCACCGCCGTCACCACCTCCATCACCATCCTGTTTTTCGGCGTGATGGCGGGCAGCCTGGCCGCCGGCCACCTGCTGGAGAAGTTCGACATGCGCAAGATCACATCCATCCTGCTGGCGGTGGCCGCACTCTCCTTTTTCGGCGCGGCCCGGTCCAGCACCCTTGCCGCCCAGTATGTCTGGGTTGTCGTCCGCGGCCTGTCGCTGGCCGGGGTGCTGACCATCCCCATCTCCATCCTGATCACAAACTGGTTCGGCAAGCGGATGAAGGGCAAGGCCATGTCCATGGCCATGATCGGCAGCGGCATCGGCACCATGGCCCTCAACCCCATCACGGCCTACATCGTGGACGCCTTCGGCTGGCGCCGGGGCTATGACGTGTACGCGGCCATGTGCCTGGTCATGATTCTCCCCGTGGCGCTCACCTTTGTGCGCAGGCCCGGGGACAAGGGGCTGGAGCGCATCGGCGACGACCCCGCGCAGGACATGGCGCAGCAGCGCAGCGAGGGCCTCCCCTTTCCGCGCGCCCTGCGGACCTTCCTGTTCTGGGGCCTGCTGCTCGTCTTTATCCTGATTAGCACCATCTCCCAGAACTGGATGATCAGCGGCTACTCCTACCTGCCCAACGTGGGCTTCGCCGCCGTGCTGGTGGGCACCATGTTCACCGTAAACTCCCTGGGCATTACCCTGGGCAAGGTGTTCTTCGGCTTCTTCAACGACAAATTTGGCAGCAAAAAGTCCTGGATCCTCTCCCTGTCCATCTACGCCGTGGCCTATCTCGTGGTCATCTCCCTGGAGTCCAACCCCTCCGAGCTCGTTGGCTTCATCGGCAGCGCCATCATGGGCTTCACCACCGGCAGTATCGTGCTGCTGATGCCCCTGTCCGCCTCGGAGCTCTTCGGCACCCGGGCCTTTGGGCGCATCTACTCCTACCTGGACGCGGGCACCACCTTCGGCTCCAGCCTGCTGCCCCTGTTGAACACGCTGATTTTCGACGTGACCGGCTCCTTCTTCTGGGCCTGGGTTTCCAACATCGCCATGAGCCTTGTGACCATCCTGCTGGTCGCCGCGTGCTACGGGGCGAAAAAGCGCACCTACGCAAAGATTGAAGCCGAGGCGCTCCAGGGCGCCGCGCAGGCCAGGCAACTGTAA
- the patB gene encoding cystathionine beta-lyase PatB encodes MNSQFDLLTERRGTCSVKWDAADRAFGGENLLPMWIADMDFPAAPGILDSLSRRVEQGVFGYGTLSQAYYDAVIGWMERRHHCKVERDWIVYTAGVVTALNYAVQAATEPGDEILVPSPVYGPFYHAVEDWGRVLVKCPLKNEALRYTFDFEDMERRVTPRTRALMLCSPHNPVGRVWERAELEELAAFCLRHNLSVIADEIHNDLVFRAHTMFLNVSPELAGRTILCTAPSKTFNLAGIQASNIIIPGEALRQKYRAAVARNHGSSANSFVQAAVLGAYNDSERWLDELLEYLDGNMALFCGTVERELPKLRVRRPEGTYMTWVDCSGLGLEPGALKRFFVDRCGLALSDGAGFGEEGAGFMRFNLACPRATVEECLRRLKENCR; translated from the coding sequence GTGAACAGTCAATTCGACCTGCTGACCGAGCGCAGGGGCACCTGCTCGGTGAAATGGGACGCGGCCGACCGGGCCTTCGGCGGGGAGAACCTGCTGCCCATGTGGATTGCGGATATGGATTTCCCGGCCGCGCCCGGGATACTGGATTCCCTGAGCCGCCGGGTGGAGCAGGGCGTCTTCGGCTACGGCACCCTGTCCCAGGCGTACTATGACGCGGTCATCGGCTGGATGGAGCGCCGCCACCACTGCAAGGTGGAGCGGGATTGGATCGTCTACACCGCCGGGGTGGTGACCGCACTCAACTACGCGGTCCAGGCGGCCACCGAGCCGGGGGACGAGATCCTGGTGCCCAGCCCGGTGTACGGCCCCTTCTACCACGCGGTGGAGGACTGGGGCCGGGTGCTGGTCAAGTGCCCACTCAAAAACGAGGCGCTGCGCTACACCTTCGACTTCGAGGACATGGAGCGCCGGGTGACCCCCAGAACCCGGGCCCTGATGCTCTGCTCCCCCCACAACCCGGTGGGCCGGGTGTGGGAGCGTGCCGAGCTGGAGGAGCTGGCCGCCTTCTGCCTGCGTCACAACCTGAGCGTCATTGCGGACGAGATCCACAACGACCTGGTGTTCCGGGCGCACACCATGTTCCTCAACGTCTCGCCGGAGCTGGCCGGGCGCACCATCCTGTGCACCGCCCCCAGCAAGACCTTCAACCTGGCGGGCATCCAGGCCTCCAACATCATCATCCCCGGCGAGGCGCTGCGGCAGAAGTACAGGGCCGCGGTGGCCCGCAACCACGGCTCCTCCGCCAACTCCTTCGTCCAAGCGGCGGTGCTGGGGGCCTACAACGACTCCGAGCGCTGGCTGGACGAGCTGCTGGAGTACCTGGACGGGAATATGGCGCTGTTCTGCGGCACGGTGGAGCGCGAGCTGCCCAAGCTGCGGGTGCGCAGGCCGGAGGGCACCTATATGACCTGGGTGGACTGCTCCGGCCTGGGCCTGGAGCCCGGCGCGCTCAAGCGCTTCTTCGTGGACCGGTGCGGACTGGCCCTCAGCGACGGGGCCGGCTTCGGGGAGGAGGGCGCGGGCTTTATGCGCTTCAACTTGGCCTGTCCCCGCGCCACGGTGGAGGAGTGCCTGCGCCGCCTCAAGGAAAACTGCCGATAA
- the appA gene encoding peptide ABC transporter substrate-binding protein, whose protein sequence is MKRRLAALLPALALMGAVLTGCGGQTAATPTPAPQTGAPVPESAVPVGGGQSTGETMVEGGSFTMAIEESITSLAWYNNNSTDQGEQVFQSLYDPLWKTNADSSQRFYLAESCDVSEDGTVYTVHLRQDAYWHDGEQITADDLMFTMDWFADPDCGNRMAASRFKVDGEFCAYEKLDGFTVQYTISRPSNLFLEKLGYTRIMPEHIFQGVPAADILTCDQNSLGVGSGAFKLQEFVVGEKLVLARNDAYYGDVAHIDTLEIRCIANTGTQEVAFRNGELSVYTISNAETLASFQADAAYNLNTYRDGRITFMEINPNSEAMSTLEARQAVIYALNLDEIILGTYGSAELCRTANSIQSTESMFHNPAIRNYTQDVEQAKALAQSSGLTGKTLHIIFNSSRVGQKEMAIMIQSQLQAAGITAQVDSMDTSGYFSAYFYATDSYDMALMGNGMKGDPGNYAGLFNNTKSGANMYTTDEVNALWDEIDKELDPAKRQELINQVDAALMDCWSCVPISDHNCVFASQPNIRGFEETEQMTDLTKLYFVE, encoded by the coding sequence ATGAAAAGACGTCTTGCAGCGCTGCTGCCGGCCCTGGCCCTGATGGGCGCCGTTCTGACGGGGTGCGGCGGCCAGACCGCCGCCACCCCCACCCCCGCGCCCCAGACCGGCGCGCCCGTCCCCGAGAGCGCCGTCCCCGTGGGCGGCGGCCAGTCCACAGGCGAGACCATGGTGGAGGGCGGCAGCTTTACGATGGCCATCGAGGAGTCCATCACCTCCCTGGCGTGGTACAACAACAACTCCACCGACCAGGGCGAGCAGGTGTTCCAGAGCCTGTACGACCCCCTGTGGAAGACCAACGCCGACAGCTCCCAGCGCTTCTACCTGGCCGAGTCCTGCGACGTGTCCGAAGACGGCACCGTCTATACCGTCCACCTGCGGCAGGACGCCTATTGGCACGACGGCGAGCAGATTACGGCGGACGACCTGATGTTCACCATGGACTGGTTCGCCGACCCCGACTGCGGCAACCGGATGGCCGCCTCCCGGTTCAAGGTGGACGGCGAATTCTGCGCCTACGAGAAGCTGGACGGCTTCACCGTCCAGTACACCATCTCCAGGCCCTCCAACCTCTTCCTGGAGAAGCTGGGCTACACCCGCATCATGCCTGAGCACATCTTTCAGGGCGTCCCCGCCGCCGACATCCTGACCTGCGACCAGAACAGCCTGGGTGTGGGCAGCGGCGCCTTCAAGCTGCAGGAGTTCGTGGTGGGCGAGAAGCTGGTGCTGGCGCGGAACGACGCGTACTACGGCGACGTGGCCCACATCGACACCCTGGAAATCCGCTGCATCGCCAACACCGGCACCCAGGAGGTGGCCTTCCGCAACGGCGAGCTGTCCGTGTACACCATCAGCAACGCGGAGACCCTGGCCAGCTTCCAGGCCGACGCCGCCTACAACCTCAACACCTACCGGGACGGCCGGATCACCTTTATGGAGATCAACCCCAACAGCGAGGCCATGTCCACCCTGGAGGCCCGCCAGGCGGTCATCTACGCCCTGAACCTGGACGAGATTATCCTGGGCACCTACGGCTCGGCGGAGCTGTGCCGCACGGCCAACAGCATCCAGTCCACCGAGAGCATGTTCCACAACCCCGCCATCCGAAACTACACCCAGGACGTGGAGCAGGCCAAGGCCCTGGCGCAGTCCTCCGGCCTGACCGGCAAGACCCTGCACATCATCTTCAACAGCTCCCGGGTCGGCCAGAAGGAGATGGCCATCATGATCCAGAGCCAGCTCCAGGCGGCGGGCATCACCGCCCAGGTGGACTCCATGGACACCTCCGGCTACTTCAGCGCCTACTTCTACGCCACCGACAGCTACGACATGGCGCTCATGGGCAACGGCATGAAGGGCGACCCCGGCAACTACGCGGGCCTGTTCAACAACACCAAGTCCGGCGCCAACATGTACACCACCGACGAGGTCAACGCCCTCTGGGACGAGATCGACAAGGAGCTGGACCCCGCCAAACGGCAGGAGTTGATAAACCAGGTGGACGCCGCGCTGATGGACTGCTGGTCCTGCGTGCCCATCTCCGACCACAACTGCGTCTTCGCCTCCCAGCCCAATATCCGCGGCTTTGAGGAGACCGAGCAGATGACCGATCTGACCAAGCTCTACTTTGTGGAATAG
- the oppB_2 gene encoding peptide ABC transporter permease, whose protein sequence is MKRYIASRILFFIPVIFLVSVFSFALVFLAPGDPASSYRTSDMTEEEYQQVKTELGYNDPIIVQYGRWLGRVLQGDFGISTSSKTKVLPLILQKLPATIGLMGASILFSLAVSVPLGMLAGCREGSVFDRIVSVLNYVGISIPSFWFGIMLIVLLSLQLHLLPSSGMRTTGVTSLLDLAAHAAMPVIVLSIGKISIYTRYVRSETLKQMSEDYVLSAIAKGAGRGYILRRHVLKNCLLPIITLVGMNMGSLVSGAYIVETLFGWPGLGTTGMSAIYSRDYNMIMGTTMLSCVILILGNFAADLLYTVADPRIKAFGGRRA, encoded by the coding sequence ATGAAAAGATACATCGCATCGAGGATTTTATTCTTTATTCCCGTCATCTTCCTGGTCTCCGTGTTCTCCTTCGCCCTGGTCTTTCTGGCCCCCGGCGACCCGGCGTCCTCCTACCGCACCAGCGACATGACGGAGGAGGAGTACCAGCAGGTCAAAACCGAGCTGGGCTACAACGACCCCATCATCGTCCAGTACGGGCGCTGGCTGGGCAGGGTGCTCCAGGGGGACTTCGGCATCTCCACCAGCAGCAAGACCAAGGTGCTGCCCCTGATTCTGCAAAAGCTGCCCGCCACCATCGGCCTGATGGGCGCATCCATCCTGTTCTCCCTGGCGGTCTCCGTTCCCCTGGGGATGCTGGCCGGGTGCCGTGAGGGGTCCGTCTTTGACCGGATCGTGAGTGTGTTGAACTACGTGGGCATCTCCATCCCCTCCTTCTGGTTCGGCATCATGCTCATCGTGCTGCTCTCATTGCAGCTGCACCTGCTGCCCAGCTCCGGGATGCGCACCACCGGCGTGACCTCCCTCCTGGACCTGGCCGCCCACGCCGCCATGCCGGTCATCGTCCTGAGCATCGGGAAGATCTCCATCTACACCCGCTACGTCCGCTCGGAGACCCTCAAGCAGATGTCCGAGGACTACGTGCTCAGCGCCATCGCCAAGGGCGCCGGCCGGGGGTACATCCTGCGCCGCCACGTGCTGAAAAACTGCCTGCTGCCCATCATCACCCTGGTGGGGATGAACATGGGCAGCCTGGTGTCAGGCGCGTACATCGTGGAGACCCTGTTCGGCTGGCCGGGCCTGGGCACCACCGGCATGAGCGCCATCTACTCCAGAGACTACAACATGATCATGGGCACCACCATGCTCTCCTGCGTGATTCTGATCCTGGGGAACTTCGCCGCCGACCTGCTCTACACGGTGGCCGACCCCCGCATCAAGGCGTTCGGAGGCAGGCGGGCATGA
- a CDS encoding peptide ABC transporter permease, whose product MKKKNYTLLLSALVLAAVILAALLAPLSPYDPNALNPLDKFLPISGAHWFGTDNFGRDYFTRVLYGGRISLLVGVLSMLVAIAFGSLYGIVSGFSGKLTDALMMRLVDILMSVPSFLIIITLNIYLNAGLTTMVLTISLFSWMGVARIVRAEVLSLRERDFVLASKGLGAKRGWIIFRHMLKNVSSSVLVASTNSIAGAILTESSLSYLGFGITIPNASWGGMLQDAQTYILTRPMLAFYPGCCILITVLCFNVLGNALRTVLDPKTRRQGP is encoded by the coding sequence ATGAAAAAGAAGAATTACACCCTGCTCCTCAGCGCCCTGGTACTGGCGGCGGTGATCCTGGCCGCCCTGCTGGCGCCGCTGTCCCCTTACGACCCCAACGCCCTCAACCCCCTGGACAAGTTCCTGCCCATCTCCGGGGCGCACTGGTTCGGCACAGACAATTTCGGCCGGGACTACTTCACCCGCGTCCTGTACGGCGGGCGTATCTCGCTGCTGGTGGGCGTGCTGTCCATGCTGGTGGCCATCGCCTTCGGCTCCCTCTACGGGATCGTCAGCGGCTTTTCCGGCAAGCTGACGGACGCGCTGATGATGCGCCTGGTGGACATCCTCATGTCGGTGCCCAGCTTTTTGATCATCATCACCCTGAACATCTACCTGAACGCCGGGCTGACCACCATGGTGCTGACCATCAGCCTCTTCTCCTGGATGGGTGTGGCCCGTATCGTGCGGGCGGAGGTGCTCAGCCTCCGGGAGCGGGACTTCGTCCTGGCCTCCAAGGGACTGGGGGCAAAGCGCGGGTGGATTATCTTCCGCCACATGCTCAAGAACGTCTCCTCCTCGGTGCTGGTGGCCTCCACCAACAGCATCGCCGGCGCGATTCTGACCGAGTCCTCCCTCAGCTACCTGGGCTTCGGCATCACCATCCCCAACGCCTCCTGGGGCGGCATGCTCCAGGACGCCCAGACCTACATCCTGACCAGGCCCATGCTGGCGTTCTACCCGGGGTGCTGCATCCTGATTACCGTGCTGTGCTTTAACGTACTGGGCAACGCCCTGCGCACGGTGCTGGATCCCAAGACGAGGAGGCAGGGCCCATGA
- a CDS encoding ABC transporter ATP-binding protein: MSFYEIQDLCVEFPTRLGTVRAVRGVSFDIAENECVALVGESGCGKSVTARALIGLTDATGGKVVGGRILLSGRDILTYSEKQWRDYRGNRAAMIFQDAMTALNPTMRIGRQIGECFRFHGTVRPGEARARAQRLLELVGIPDPHRAVERYPHEFSGGMRQRVVIAMALACNPALLIADEPTTALDVTIQAQILELLLELKQREKMSILLITHDLGVVAGMAERIVVMYAGIVVEMGTTDEIFYEGLHPYTLGLKAASPRLDRDRGQRLHTIEGIPPELIDPQPGCPFAPRCAQCASACRCSTPPLRRLSPTHFVRCPYAQEQGGAV; encoded by the coding sequence ATGAGCTTCTATGAAATTCAAGACCTTTGCGTGGAGTTCCCCACCCGCCTGGGCACGGTCCGCGCGGTGCGGGGCGTCAGCTTCGACATTGCGGAAAACGAGTGCGTCGCCCTGGTGGGGGAGTCCGGCTGCGGCAAGTCGGTGACGGCCCGGGCCCTGATCGGCCTGACGGACGCCACCGGCGGCAAGGTCGTGGGCGGGCGGATCCTGCTAAGCGGCAGGGACATTCTCACCTACAGCGAAAAACAGTGGCGGGACTACCGTGGGAACCGGGCGGCCATGATCTTTCAGGACGCTATGACCGCCCTCAATCCCACCATGCGCATCGGCAGGCAGATCGGCGAGTGCTTCCGCTTCCACGGCACGGTGCGCCCCGGCGAGGCGCGGGCCCGGGCCCAGCGGCTGCTGGAGCTGGTGGGCATCCCCGACCCCCACCGGGCCGTGGAGCGCTACCCCCACGAGTTCTCCGGCGGTATGCGCCAGCGGGTGGTCATCGCCATGGCCCTGGCCTGCAATCCCGCCCTGCTCATTGCCGACGAGCCCACCACCGCCCTGGACGTGACCATCCAAGCCCAGATCCTGGAGCTGCTGCTGGAGCTGAAGCAGCGGGAGAAGATGTCCATTCTGCTCATCACCCACGACCTGGGCGTGGTGGCGGGCATGGCGGAGCGCATTGTGGTCATGTACGCCGGCATCGTCGTGGAGATGGGCACCACGGACGAGATTTTCTACGAGGGCCTGCACCCCTACACCCTGGGGTTGAAGGCGGCCTCCCCCCGGCTGGACCGGGACAGGGGGCAGCGGCTGCACACCATCGAGGGCATCCCCCCGGAGCTCATCGACCCCCAGCCCGGCTGCCCCTTCGCGCCCCGCTGCGCCCAATGCGCCTCCGCCTGCCGCTGCTCCACCCCGCCCCTGCGGCGGCTCTCCCCCACCCATTTCGTCCGCTGCCCCTACGCGCAGGAGCAAGGAGGTGCGGTATGA